CTGATTTATCTATTGAGCAAATTCCTGAATCTGCTAAGCTGGTTCTTTTAATCGGTTCTAATGGGTCAGGGAAATCTTCTGTTTTTGACGCGTTTGATTGGTTGAAAAAAAATGTATATCATTTTTCTGTAGGTCCAGGAAAGAAAGATTATTACCAAAAAAAAGCAGAAATTGATCCATCAGTTAAAGTTATATTATCAGATGGAGTAACTATACACAAAAAAGACTTCGCAAAAGAAATAGATAATTATAGATTTATTGGACGAAGCAGTAACAGAATCGTACCTCACATTACAAATCAATATAACCCGGAGGAAATTGTTAAAGATACAGATGCACCTAAATCATATATTGAAAATGATACTCGTTTTACAAACGATGTCTATTCGTATATCCAACAAATAAACAATGCATTAAGAGAGCCCGTTTTTAGCGGTCGTTCTGCGGATACTTATCAAATTTTTCAGGATTTTATTGCTCCATTAAATACCTCACTTCTCACTATTTTAGGAGAAGAGGGACGTACTACGATTCAAATTGCGGAGTTTGAAGATGCCGGGCCACAAAAAAATGCGAAACTCATCTTCAAAAAAGGAGAATCAAAAATTAACTACGATTTATTGAGTCATGGGGAGAAGCAAATTGTAATATTGCTGCTCAACTTTATTGTTCGGCGTAAATACTACGAAGATGCAATCATTTTTATTGATGAAATGGATTGTCATCTCAATACGTCTATTCAATATCGTTTGCTGGAAGAAATTGTTACGAAATGGATTCCTGATAGTGCCCAATTGTGGACGGCTTCTCACGCCCTTGGATTTATTGATTATGCAAATAAATCGGAACAGGCGGCCATCATTGACTTTGATTTATTAGACTTTGACTTACCTCAAGTGCTTTTCCCTCAGCCAAAAAGCAGTCTGGAAGTATATGAGATCGCGATTCCAAAGGTTGTATTGTTTGAATTGATGAAGGATCGGAAATTGGTGGTATGTGAAAATCAAAATGATGAATATTACAACCTGCTGCTCCTGCCGGATACTATTTTTGTGGGAGTAAAAGACGCACGTGATGTTTTTTTACACATAAAAAGGGATGCTCGCTATCATTCTGTCCGTGACCGAGACTTTTTGAGTGATGAAGAAATTAAACGAATCAGGGAAGAATATCCCAATCATCATATTTTAGAGTATTACGATTTTGAAAACTATCTCTATCATCCGGACAACATTGCGGAAATTGCACCTGAAGGCTTTTCAATAGAAAAATACATCGAAGAAATATCCGCCCAGAAAAAGCTGAAATTAAATCGAAAAATTTTACCTGCATTGATGGCTTCCCGTCTGACGTATGAGGAATTTAAAACAAACCCTAAATTCAAAGATAAAGAAGTTGAGACGATAGTAGCTGACTTAGAAAGCGATGATTTGGAGCGCTTTTACAAATATTTTGACATGAAAGAGCAATTTGATAAATCAATTTTAGCCCCGTTTAATCTGAAAAAAGAGGATTTAGTGCGTACAAATTGGTTTAAGCAACAGATTCAACAAATAATAAACCCGTAGGGGTGGGGTTTACCTCCACCCACGGTGTATTATTTTATCGCATAGGCCGTCACGGTATTCTTATAAAAATTCGGGATAAGAACCGTTTTGGTCTGCGGAATGTAGCCAAAGTCAGCCGTATTGACCTGAGGCGTTTTGCTGTCGATGAGTTTCCAAACTTTACCGTCGGGCTTCACGTAATATACTTCACCGTGCCAGCAGGAGATCAGGTAATCGTCACCGTAACGCAAAATCCCGTCGGCGGTTTTGTTGGCCATGGCCCATGAAGTATATTTTTTGGTGGTATAGTCCATTTTCCAGAGATTTCCCGTGCCTGCTGAAGCTACAATAAGGTGGTCTTTTTCGGCAAAAACACCGTTTGGCCCCTGCAAATTGGGGTCGTCCAGAAATAATTCCATTTTTCCGTCGGCGTAGCGGTACAGTTTATGTCCGCGTGAATCACTTACAAATACTTCGCCCTTAGGACTTACGCTCACATCATTGAGCATCACAGCGTTAACGGCCGCATGACGGTTTTGGATTTTACCCGTTTTTAAATCAATTTCTACCAACTCTTTCAAGTCAGCCACAAACAGCGAATTTTTCAGGATGCCCATGCCTTTGGGGTCATTCAGTCCCGTGGCCCATTGAAGGGTTTTGATCTTGCCATCGATGGTTAAAACGGAGATAAATCCGTCGCCGTCAGGCGCTTCCACATTGACTTTGTTGATATTGGCCACAAACAGGCGCTTGCCCTGCGCATCATATTGCACCGATTCGGGGGTGCGCAGCAGCGTATCAGATTTCCAAAGTTGATGGAGATTGATGGGCGCGTTGTCCTGTGCCTGAGCAGTGCTGAAGCTCACTGCCAGTAAAGCGGGAAGAATAAATTTGAAAGTTTTCACGGTAAATAACGTTAAATGGTGACTTAATTTAAGAAATTTAACACTTTGATCTTTAAAAGCAATGAATTTATCTAAACTACGCGTCTTACTGCTGCTTACCCTTTGCTGTGGTGTATCGGTCTTTTCTGCCTCGGCTCAAAAAAAAGAAAAGCTCTTTAACGGCAAAGATCTGAAAGGATGGAAAATTTACGGAACCGAAAAGTGGTTTGTAGAAAACGGCGAGTTGGTGTGCGAAAGCGGTCCTGATAAAGGCTACGGATATTTAGCCACCGAAAAGACCTACAAAAATTTTGAATTAACTGTTGATTTCAAACAGGGAGCCAACGGTAACAGCGGCGTTTTTATTCGCTCCAATATTCCCGACGGCAGCACCAAGATCAGCGGCTGGCAGGTTGAAGTAGCACCTCCAAATCACGATACCGGCGGAATTTATGAATCCTACGGACGCGGTTGGATCATCCAGATTCCTGACGAGAAAGAAGGCTTTTTGAAATTCGGAGAATGGAATACACTCAAGATTCGCGCCGAAGGTGCCCGCGTACAAACCTGGCTTAACGGCCACGAAATGGTGGACCTGACCGATGAAAAACTGGGCGCCGGCAACGGTTCCATCGCGCTTCAGATACACGATGGCGGCGGCATAAAAGTAAACTGGAAAAACTTGGTAATTAAGCCCTTATAGGGCATTTGGGAGAAGGATATTTTTATCTCATTCCAAAAAGAGTTACCTTTGAATTCAATTCGCAGAAAGACCTTCCATATCCGGGTACCTTTGCCTGTAAGATATGGAAGGTTTTTTTATATTAAACAATACCTAATGCAGACGTACCAAGTCCTAACGCTTGATTTGGCCGGTCGTTTATCACAATTTTTATGACATTTGATTCATTACATTTAATAGAGCCTATTCTGAGGTCTAT
Above is a window of Runella slithyformis DSM 19594 DNA encoding:
- a CDS encoding AAA family ATPase, with protein sequence MRITNLKIENFKRFTDLSIEQIPESAKLVLLIGSNGSGKSSVFDAFDWLKKNVYHFSVGPGKKDYYQKKAEIDPSVKVILSDGVTIHKKDFAKEIDNYRFIGRSSNRIVPHITNQYNPEEIVKDTDAPKSYIENDTRFTNDVYSYIQQINNALREPVFSGRSADTYQIFQDFIAPLNTSLLTILGEEGRTTIQIAEFEDAGPQKNAKLIFKKGESKINYDLLSHGEKQIVILLLNFIVRRKYYEDAIIFIDEMDCHLNTSIQYRLLEEIVTKWIPDSAQLWTASHALGFIDYANKSEQAAIIDFDLLDFDLPQVLFPQPKSSLEVYEIAIPKVVLFELMKDRKLVVCENQNDEYYNLLLLPDTIFVGVKDARDVFLHIKRDARYHSVRDRDFLSDEEIKRIREEYPNHHILEYYDFENYLYHPDNIAEIAPEGFSIEKYIEEISAQKKLKLNRKILPALMASRLTYEEFKTNPKFKDKEVETIVADLESDDLERFYKYFDMKEQFDKSILAPFNLKKEDLVRTNWFKQQIQQIINP
- a CDS encoding SMP-30/gluconolactonase/LRE family protein, whose amino-acid sequence is MKTFKFILPALLAVSFSTAQAQDNAPINLHQLWKSDTLLRTPESVQYDAQGKRLFVANINKVNVEAPDGDGFISVLTIDGKIKTLQWATGLNDPKGMGILKNSLFVADLKELVEIDLKTGKIQNRHAAVNAVMLNDVSVSPKGEVFVSDSRGHKLYRYADGKMELFLDDPNLQGPNGVFAEKDHLIVASAGTGNLWKMDYTTKKYTSWAMANKTADGILRYGDDYLISCWHGEVYYVKPDGKVWKLIDSKTPQVNTADFGYIPQTKTVLIPNFYKNTVTAYAIK
- a CDS encoding 3-keto-disaccharide hydrolase; this translates as MNLSKLRVLLLLTLCCGVSVFSASAQKKEKLFNGKDLKGWKIYGTEKWFVENGELVCESGPDKGYGYLATEKTYKNFELTVDFKQGANGNSGVFIRSNIPDGSTKISGWQVEVAPPNHDTGGIYESYGRGWIIQIPDEKEGFLKFGEWNTLKIRAEGARVQTWLNGHEMVDLTDEKLGAGNGSIALQIHDGGGIKVNWKNLVIKPL